A genomic stretch from Prionailurus bengalensis isolate Pbe53 chromosome E2, Fcat_Pben_1.1_paternal_pri, whole genome shotgun sequence includes:
- the ANKRD11 gene encoding ankyrin repeat domain-containing protein 11 isoform X9, with translation MPKGGCSRTPQHEDFSLSNDMVEKQTGKKDKDKVSLTKTPKLDRGDGGKEVRERATKRKLPFTVGANGEQKDSDTEKQGPERKRIKKEPVTRKAGLLFGMGLSGIRAGYPLSERQQVALLMQMTAEESANSPVDTTPKHPSQSTVCQKGTPNSASKTKDKVNKRNERGETRLHRAAIRGDARRIKELIGEGADVNVKDFAGWTALHEACNRGYYDVAKQLLAAGAEVNTKGLDDDTPLHDAANNGHYKVVKLLLRYGGNPQQSNRKGETPLKVANSPTMVNLLLGKGTYTSSEESSTAESSEEEDAPSFAPSSSVDGNNTDSEFEKGLKHKAKNPEPQKTVTPVKDEYEFDEDDEQDRVPPVDDKHLLKKDYRKETKSNSFISIPKMEVKSYTKNNTIAPKKAAHRILSDTSDEEDVGVTVGTGEKLRLSAHAILPGNKTREPSSSKQQKEKNKVKKKRKKETKGKEVRFGKRNDKFCSSESESESSESGEDDGDSVGSSGCLKESPLVLKDPSLFSSLSASSTSSHGSSAAQKHNPGHADQHARHWRTDNWKSISSPAWSEVSSLSDSTRTRLTSESDCSSEGSSVESLKPVRKKQEHRKRGGLQSALSEKKNSFHAGVDGAIPKLDKEGKVVKKHKTKHKHKNKEKGLCSVGQELKLKSFTYEYEDCKQRPEKAILLDGDVPSEGKLKALKHDRDHFRREERLGKVKSEDRESWLFKEEVVKVSKDEKALKRIKDVSRSFREEKDRASKAEREKLVKEKSPKEERPRLYKEERKKRSKDRPAKPEKKNDCKEDRLPKEKEKAFKEEKDKARKEKVYREDSSAFDEYCNKSQFLENEDTKFSLSDDQQDRWFSDLSDSSFDFKGDDSWDSPVTDYRDVKSDPVARLILETVKEDSKEKKRESKGREKRDYGDRRSDRDAFFRKKDRDCLDKSSERRREQADKHKGIPGCLPDKDKKRRESAEGGRDRKDGLEAAKERKDGRPKPEEAHREEPKEVAGEAGFKDRPDCDFGKGPEPWERLHAARDKEKKERGKLEKYKDKSGDRDKSEKSVLEKCQKDKEFDKCFKEKKDPKEKHKDKERKASLDQGKEKREKNFPGLLSEDFPEKKDEKKGKEKSWYIADIFTDESEDEKDEFAASGLRLGDAGDAPRADGPQDADRHRKHSADRQHSEKQKERELREKKREKGAAEGAKDKKEKVLEKHKDKKDKEGADKYKDRKDRTSADPTQEKKSKQKPPEKLERKPSAEDRARSRHRERPDREHCRDRKVSRSAEAEKSLLERLEEEALHAYREDSNDKASEVSSDSFTDRGQEPGLSALLEVSFTEPPEEKVRERERHRHSSSSSKKSHDRERVRKDKCEKRDKSDDYKDTGSRKDPGQCDKDFSDADAYGIPYGAKVDVEDELDKTIELFAAEKKDKNDSEREPSKKADKELKPYGCGAAGALKDKRRRERHRERWRDEREKHRDRHSDGPPRHHKDEQKPAARDKDNPPNALRDKSRDESLKLSEAKPKEKFKENPEKEKGDSVKVGNGNDKPPAARDQGKRDARPREKLLGDGDLMMTSFERMLSQKDLEVEERHKRHKERMKQMEKMRHRSGDPKLKDRAKPAEDARKKGLDVPARRPLVPDPAPKDKRPKEPALAPPAADGKPPLGPAGDARDWLAGPHAKEALPASPRPDQGRPTGVPTPASVVSCPSYEEAMHTPRTPSCSADDYSDLIFDCADPQPVSSTSASACSPSFFDRFSVAASGISETASQTPTRPLCTSLYRSVSVDIRRTPEEEFSTGDKLFRQQSVPTASTYGSPGQRLEDKAPVPPGPAEKFACLSPGYYSPDYGIPSPKADALHCPPAAVVNVTPSPEGAFSGLQAKSPPSHRDELLAPSMEGALPPDLGIPLDATEDQQATAAIIPPEPSYLEPLDEGPFSTVITEDPVEWAHPAASEQALSCSLMGGAPENPVSWPVGPDLLLKSPQRLPESPQHFCPTEALHPAAPGPFGAPEPPYPGSPDSYPLSATEPGLEGAKGDVVDTVPAAVPAPEEPAPFAPPSRLEPFFTNCKPLPDAPPDAAPEPACLATVTQVEALAPMENNFLENGHDLSALGQVEAVPWPDGFPNSEDDLDLGPFSLPELPLQAKDVSDVETEPVEETPLGPPEDTPAGPPVVPSGGDVPAAAAEEQPALPPDQAAPRLPAEPEPEPPEEPKPDVMLETTVEAGVTSEGRVPPEDSDSSLGPAPPAPERHPAGSGDEEAEGRDPPAVSHGTPDAGVVAAAAAADGSAQAHVEDGAGPLDGAGPEGPVGGIQPEASEPEPKPAVEAPKAPKVEEIPQRMTRNRAQMLANQSKQSSPPADKEPAPAPPARAKGRCCEEDDPQAQHPRKRRFQRSSQQLQQQMNTSTQQTREVIQQTLAAIVDAIKLDDIEPYHSDRSNPYFEYLQIRKKIEEKRKILCYITPQAPQCYAEYVTYTGSYLLDGKPLSKLHIPVIAPPPSLAEPLKELFKQQEAVRGKLRLQHSIEREKLIVSCEQEILRVHCRAARTIANQAVPFSACTMLLDSEVYNMPLESQGDENKSVRDRFNARQFISWLQDVDDKYDRMKTCLLMRQQHEAAALNAVQRMEWQLKAQELDPAGHKALCVHEVPSFYVPMVDVNDDFVLLPA, from the exons GTGGTGAAGCTGTTGTTGCGGTATGGCGGGAACCCTCAGCAAAGCAACAGAAAAGGCGAGACGCCGCTGAAGGTGGCCAACTCCCCGACCATGGTGAATCTCCTGCTGGGCAAGGGGACCTACACGTCCAGCGAGGAGAGCTCGACCG CAGAGAGCTCAGAGGAGGAAGACGCCCCATCGTTCGCACCTTCTAGTTCAGTTGACGGCAATAACACAGACTCTGAATTTGAAAAAGGCCTGAAGCACAAGGCTAAGAATCCAGAGCCCCAGAAAACTGTGACCCCCGTCAAGGATGAGTACGAGTTTGACGAGGACGACGAGCAGGACAGAGTCCCTCCAGTGGACGACAAACACTTACTGAAAAAGGATTACAGAAAAGAAACTAAgtcaaatagttttatttctatacccaaaatggaagtgaaaagttACACTAAAAATAACACGATTGCACCAAAGAAAGCGGCTCATCGCATCCTGTCAGACACGTCAGACGAGGAGGACGTTGGTGTCACTGTGGGGACAGGAGAGAAGCTGAGGCTCTCGGCACACGCGATACTGCCCGGTAACAAAACGCGGGAACCGTCCAGCTccaagcagcagaaagagaaaaataaagtgaaaaagaagCGAAAGAAGGAGACAAAAGGCAAGGAAGTGCGGTTTGGGAAAAGGAATGACAAGTTCTGCTCCTCCGAGTCGGAGAGCGAGTCCTCGGAGAGCGGGGAGGACGACGGGGACTCGGTGGGGAGCTCTGGCTGCCTCAAGGAGTCCCCACTGGTGCTGAAGGACCCGTCCCTGTTCAGCTCTCTGTCCGCCTCCTCCACCTCGTCTCACGGGAGCTCTGCCGCCCAGAAGCATAACCCCGGCCACGCGGACCAGCACGCCAGGCACTGGCGGACAGACAATTGGAAAAGCATCTCTTCTCCCGCCTGGTCAGAGGTCAGCTCTTTATCAGACTCCACAAGGACGAGACTGACGAGCGAGTCTGACTGCTCCTCCGAGGGCTCCAGCGTGGAGTCGCTGAAGCCCGTGAGGAAGAAGCAGGAGCACAGGAAGCGGGGCGGCCTGCAGAGCGCGCTGTCGGAGAAGAAGAACTCTTTCCACGCCGGCGTGGACGGCGCCATTCCCAAGCTGGACAAGGAGGGCAAGGTCGTCAAGAAACACaagacaaaacacaaacacaaaaacaaggaGAAGGGGCTGTGCTCCGTGGGTCAGGAGCTCAAGCTGAAAAGTTTCACTTACGAGTATGAGGACTGCAAGCAGCGGCCGGAGAAGGCCATACTCCTGGACGGCGACGTCCCCAGTGAGGGCAAGCTGAAGGCCTTGAAGCACGACCGGGACCACTTCAGGAGGGAAGAGCGGCTCGGCAAGGTGAAGTCGGAAGACAGGGAGTCCTGGCTCTTCAAAGAGGAGGTGGTCAAGGTTTCCAAAGACGAGAAGGCCCTGAAGAGAATCAAGGATGTGAGCAGGTCTTTCCGCGAAGAGAAAGACCGTGCGAgtaaagcagaaagagagaaactggtgaaggagaagtctcccaaagagGAACGACCGAGGCTctacaaagaggaaagaaagaaaaggtccaAAGACAGGCCCGCCAAGCCAGAGAAGAAGAACGATTGTAAGGAGGACAGGCTTccgaaggagaaggagaaggctttcaaggaagagaaagacaaagcgagaaaagaaaaagtctacaGGGAAGACTCCTCCGCTTTCGACGAGTATTGTAATAAGAGCCAGTTTCTGGAGAACGAAGACACCAAATTCAGCCTTTCTGACGACCAGCAGGATCGGTGGTTCTCGGACTTGTCCGATTCGTCCTTCGATTTCAAAGGGGACGACAGTTGGGATTCTCCAGTGACAGACTACAGGGATGTGAAAAGTGACCCCGTGGCCAGACTGATCCTGGAGACCGTGAAGGAGGACAGCAAGGAAAAGAAGCGGGAGAGCAAGGGCCGTGAGAAGCGGGACTACGGGGACAGGCGCAGCGACAGGGACGCCTTCTTCCGGAAGAAGGACAGAGACTGTCTGGACAAGAGCTCcgagaggaggagggagcaggcgGACAAGCATAAGGGCATCCCCGGCTGCCTTCCCGACAAGGACAAAAAGCGGAGGGAGTCCGCCGAGGGCGGGCGGGACAGGAAGGACGGCCTCGAGGCCGCCAAGGAGCGGAAGGATGGCCGGCCCAAGCCCGAGGAGGCCCACCGGGAGGAGCCGAAGGAGGTGGCCGGCGAGGCCGGCTTCAAGGACAGGCCCGACTGTGACTTTGGGAAGGGCCCCGAGCCCTGGGAGAGGCTCCACGCAGCAAGAgacaaggagaagaaggaaagggggaaattagagaaatacaaagataagtCCGGTGACAGAGACAAAAGCGAAAAGTCTGTCCTCGAGAAATGTCAGAAGGACAAGGAGTTTGACAAGTGCTTTAAAGAGAAGAAGGATCCCAAGGAGAAGCACAAGGACAAGGAGAGAAAGGCGTCTCTTGaccaggggaaagaaaagagggagaagaattTCCCTGGGCTTCTGTCCGAGGACTTCCCTGAAAAAAAAGACGAGAAGAAGGGTAAAGAGAAGAGCTGGTACATCGCCGACATATTCACAGACGAAAGCGAGGACGAGAAGGACGAGTTTGCGGCCAGCGGGCTCCGACTCGGGGACGCTGGGGACGCGCCGCGGGCGGACGGCCCCCAGGACGCCGACCGGCACCGGAAGCACTCTGCCGACCGGCAGCACTCGGAGAAGCAGAAGGAGCGAGAGCTccgagaaaagaaaagggagaagggagccgCGGAAGGGgcgaaagacaagaaagaaaaggtccTGGAGAAGCACAAGGACAAGAAGGACAAAGAGGGTGCGGACAAGTACAAGGACAGGAAGGACCGCACCTCGGCCGACCCCACccaggaaaagaagagcaagCAGAAGCCTCCCGAGAAGCTGGAGCGGAAGCCCTCCGCGGAGGACAGGGCCAGGAGCAGGCACCGCGAGAGGCCGGACCGGGAGCACTGCCGGGACAGGAAGGTGTCGAGGAGCGCCGAGGCGGAGAAGAGCCTGctggagaggctggaggaggaggccctGCACGCGTACCGGGAGGACTCCAACGACAAGGCCAGCGAGGTGTCCTCGGACAGCTTCACCGACCGCGGGCAGGAGCCCGGCCTGAGCGCCCTCCTGGAGGTGTCCTTCACGGAGCCCCCGGAGGAgaaggtcagggagagagaaaggcacagacaCTCTTCGTCCTCGTCCAAGAAGAGCCACGATCGGGAGAGGGTCCGGAAAGACAAGTGTGAGAAGAGAGACAAGAGCGACGATTACAAGGACACGGGCAGCAGGAAGGACCCCGGCCAGTGCGACAAGGACTTCTCGGACGCCGACGCTTACGGGATCCCTTACGGCGCCAAAGTGGACGTAGAGGACGAGCTAGATAAAACCATCGAGTTGTTCGCCGccgaaaagaaagataaaaatgattcCGAGAGAGAGCCTTCCAAGAAAGCGGACAAGGAGCTGAAGCCTTATGGCTGTGGCGCCGCCGGTGCCCTCAAGGACAAGAGGCGGCGGGAGAGGCACCGCGAGAGGTGGCGGGACGAGCGGGAGAAGCACAGGGACAGGCACAGCGACGGGCCCCCGCGGCACCACAAGGACGAGCAGAAGCCCGCAGCCAGAGACAAGGACAACCCTCCAAACGCACTCAGAGACAAGTCCCGGGACGAGAGCCTGAAGCTCAGCGAGGCCAAACCGAAGGAGAAGTTCAAGGAAAACCCGGAGAAGGAAAAGGGTGACTCGGTGAAGGTCGGCAACGGCAACGATAAGCCGCCGGCAGCCAGAGACCAGGGCAAGAGAGATGCCCGGCCCAGAGAGAAGCTTCTGGGCGACGGCGACCTGATGATGACCAGCTTCGAGCGCATGCTGTCCCAGAAGGACCTGGAGGTCGAGGAGCGGCACAAGCGGCACAAGGAGAGGATGAAGCAGATGGAGAAGATGAGGCACCGGTCCGGAGACCCGAAGCTCAAGGACAGGGCGAAGCCCGCTGAGGACGCGCGCAAGAAGGGCCTGGACGTGCCCGCACGGAGGCCGCTGGTGCCGGACCCCGCCCCGAAGGACAAGAGGCCCAAGGAGCCCGCTCTGGCCCCGCCGGCCGCCGACGGCAAGCCCCCCCTGGGGCCGGCCGGGGACGCCAGGGACTGGCTGGCCGGGCCGCACGCGAAAGAGGCGCTGCCCGCCTCCCCGAGGCCGGACCAGGGCCGGCCCACCGGGGTCCCCACGCCCGCGTCCGTGGTGTCGTGCCCCAGCTACGAGGAGGCCATGCACACGCCCAGGACCCCGTCCTGCAGCGCGGACGACTACTCCGACCTCATTTTCGACTGCGCTGACCCCCAGCCCGTCTCCAGCACGTCCGCCAGCGCCTGCTCCCCCTCTTTTTTCGACAGGTTCTCTGTGGCAGCGAGCGGGATTTCGGAAACCGCGAGCCAGACGCCTACGAGGCCGCTGTGCACGAGCCTGTACCGTTCGGTGTCTGTCGATATCCGGAGGACCCCCGAGGAAGAATTCAGCACTGGGGACAAGCTGTTCAGACAGCAGAGCGTCCCCACCGCGTCCACTTACGGCTCGCCAGGGCAGCGCCTGGAGGACAAGGCCCCTGTGCCCCCAGGTCCTGCCGAGAAGTTCGCCTGCTTGTCCCCGGGGTACTACTCCCCGGACTATGgcatcccctcccccaaagcGGACGCTCTGCACTGCCCGCCTGCGGCTGTGGTCAATGTCACCCCCTCCCCAGAGGGTGCTTTCTCTGGTTTACAAGCGAAGTCCCCGCCTTCGCACAGAGATGAGCTGTTGGCCCCGTCCATGGAGGGGGCCCTTCCGCCTGACTTGGGCATCCCCCTGGATGCCACAGAGGACCAGCAGGCCACTGCCGCCATCATCCCCCCGGAGCCCAGCTACCTGGAGCCGCTGGACGAGGGCCCCTTCAGCACGGTCATCACAGAGGACCCCGTCGAGTGGGCGCACCCAGCTGCCTCGGAGCAGGCCCTGTCCTGCAGCCTGATGGGGGGCGCCCCCGAGAACCCCGTCAGCTGGCCTGTGGGGCCGGACCTCCTGCTTAAGTCCCCACAGCGCCTCCCAGAGTCCCCGCAGCATTTCTGCCCCACTGAGGCCCTCCACCCTGCTGCCCCGGGGCCCTTCGGCGCCCCAGAGCCCCcttacccaggctcccctgactCGTACCCTCTGTCGGCCACCGAGCCTGGACTCGAGGGCGCCAAAGGCGACGTGGTGGACACAGTCCCGGCCGCTGTGCCCGCCCCAGAAGAACCAGccccctttgcccctccttcCAGGCTGGAGCCCTTTTTCACCAACTGCAAACCGCTCCCTGACGCGCCCCCCGACGCGGCCCCGGAGCCTGCGTGTTTGGCCACCGTGACTCAGGTGGAGGCTCTGGCGCCCATGGAGAATAACTTCCTGGAAAACGGGCACGACCTGTCGGCCCTCGGCCAGGTGGAAGCGGTGCCCTGGCCTGATGGCTTCCCCAACTCCGAGGACGACTTGGACCTGGGGCCCTTCTCTCTGCCAGAGCTTCCTCTTCAAGCTAAAGACGTTTCCGATGTCGAAACGGAACCAGTAGAAGAGACTCCCCTTGGCCCTCCGGAAGACACCCCCGCGGGGCCCCCCGTAGTCCCGAGTGGCGGGGATGTCCCTGCAGCGGCTGCCGAGGAACAGCCCGCACTGCCTCCCGACCAGGCGGCTCCCCGGCTCCCCGCCGAGCCCGAGCCGGAGCCCCCCGAGGAGCCCAAGCCGGATGTGATGTTGGAGACCACGGTAGAGGCAGGGGTCACGTCAGAGGGGAGGGTCCCCCCCGAGGACTCGGACTCCAGCCTGGGGCCCGCACCGCCAGCCCCGGAGCGGCATCCAGCGGGGAGCGGAGACGAGGAGGCCGAGGGCCGGGACCCCCCGGCCGTGTCCCACGGCACCCCCGACGCCGGTGTcgttgccgccgccgccgccgcggatGGCTCGGCACAGGCACACGTGGAGGACGGGGCCGGCCCGCTCGACGGGGCCGGCCCCGAGGGACCTGTGGGCGGCATCCAGCCCGAAGCTTCAGAACCAGAACCCAAACCCGCGGTCGAAGCCCCGAAGGCGCCCAAGGTGGAGGAGATCCCCCAGCGCATGACGAGGAACCGGGCTCAGATGCTGGCCAACCAGAGCAAGCAGAGCTCGCCGCCCGCCGACAAGGAgcccgcgcccgccccgcccgcccgcgccAAGGGCCGCTGCTGCGAGGAGGACGACCCCCAGGCCCAGCACCCGCGCAAGCGCCGCTTCCAGCGCTCCAGccagcagctgcagcagcagaTGAACACGTCCACGCAGCAGACGCGGGAGGTGATCCAGCAGACGCTGGCCGCCATCGTGGACGCCATCAAGCTGGATGACATCGAGCCATACCACAGCGACAGGTCCAACCCCTACTTCGAGTACTTGCAGATCAGGAAGAAGATCGAGGAGAAGCGCAAGATTCTCTGCTACATCACGCCGCAGGCGCCCCAGTGCTACGCCGAGTACGTCACCTACACGGGCTCCTACCTCCTGGACGGCAAGCCGCTCAGCAAGCTGCACATCCCCGTG ATcgcgccccctccctccctggcggAGCCCCTGAAGGAACTGTTCAAGCAGCAGGAGGCCGTGAGGGGGAAGCTGCGGCTGCAGCACAGCATCGAGCGG GAAAAGCTCATAGTCTCCTGCGAGCAGGAGATCCTGCGGGTTCACTGCCGGGCAGCGAGAACCATCGCGAACCAGGCAGTGCCGTTCAGCGCCTGCACCATGCTGCTGGACTCCGAGGTCTACAACATGCCTCTGGAGAGTCAG GGCGACGAGAACAAGTCCGTGCGCGACCGGTTCAATGCGCGCCAGTTCATCTCGTGGCTCCAGGACGTGGACGACAAGTACGACCGCATGAAG ACGTGTCTCCTGATGCGGCAGCAGCACGAGGCCGCGGCCCTGAACGCCGTGCAGCGGATGGAGTGGCAGCTGAAGGCGCAGGAGCTGGACCCCGCCGGGCACAAGGCGCTGTGTGTGCACGAGGTGCCCTCCTTCTACGTGCCCATGGTCGACGTCAACGACGACTTCGTGCTTCTGCCGGCCTGA